A single region of the Sorghum bicolor cultivar BTx623 chromosome 9, Sorghum_bicolor_NCBIv3, whole genome shotgun sequence genome encodes:
- the LOC8064705 gene encoding cysteine-rich receptor-like protein kinase 6 — translation MCKNQELNRSKPTRSTTNVYQPRLKVSERVTQRRGGHRVAKPSKQGHRRAAESCRPAMASLLLLAALALLFVMASGQGAKTVLPFAPSCSTSGNYTDGSKYKKNLDQLLASLPTAAGDNGWFYNGTVGTGADKVFGLIMCYADRNETQCLECLAGAPAGITALCPGSRNVSAAYDACVLRYSDTDFFSVAGRDEAFYVTWPSTVDQARLEVARSSLMNRLARTAAGSPPLFVANESAPLAGSSDSVYGLAQCTRDLTASECSWCLTTYVGLLPGRFPNSTGGAIKGYSCYVRYSVGAFDITLPPRRPAPPVG, via the coding sequence ATGTGCAAGAACCAAGAATTGAATAGGTCGAAACCTACCAGATCCACTACAAATGTATATCAGCCGCGGCTGAAGGTTTCAGAAAGAGTAACGCAACGCAGAGGAGGACACAGGGTCGCCAAGCCCAGCAAACAAGGGCATCGCAGGGCGGCTGAGAGTTGCCGGCCGGCTATGGCTTCCCTTCTTCTCCTCGCCGCCTTGGCCTTACTCTTCGTCATGGCATCTGGGCAGGGCGCCAAGACCGTGCTGCCGTTTGCGCCTTCCTGCTCGACAAGTGGCAACTACACCGACGGCAGCAAATACAAGAAGAACCTGGACCAGCTCCTGGCCAGTCTCCCCACGGCGGCCGGCGACAACGGGTGGTTCTACAACGGCACCGTCGGGACGGGGGCCGACAAGGTGTTCGGCCTCATCATGTGCTACGCCGACCGCAACGAGACGCAGTGCCTCGAGTGCCTCGCCGGCGCGCCCGCCGGGATCACCGCGCTATGCCCGGGCAGCCGGAACGTGAGCGCGGCGTACGACGCGTGCGTGCTCCGCTACTCCGACACCGACTTCTTCTCTGTGGCCGGCCGCGACGAGGCGTTCTACGTCACCTGGCCCAGCACCGTCGACCAGGCGAGGCTCGAGGTCGCGCGCTCCAGCCTGATGAACCGGCTCGCCAGGACGGCCGCCGGCTCGCCGCCGCTGTTCGTGGCGAACGAGAGCGCGCCGCTCGCCGGCTCGTCGGACTCGGTGTACGGGCTCGCGCAGTGCACGCGGGACCTGACGGCCAGCGAATGCAGCTGGTGTCTCACCACGTATGTCGGTCTGCTGCCGGGGAGGTTCCCGAACAGCACCGGCGGCGCGATCAAGGGGTACAGCTGCTACGTCAGGTACAGTGTCGGCGCCTTCGACATCACCCTGCCGCCGCGCCGGCCGGCGCCACCTGTTGGATAA
- the LOC110430098 gene encoding uncharacterized protein LOC110430098, whose amino-acid sequence MAGIPSGEGSGDARNRSTIWERFPPYPAHVVRFYHEHKDILGEILSGLSHLPTHEMMDALGEKLKEHSLSKVPLVHSSDDEEDEDDEDEGDKEDKGEEDREGGRLKLMDDEKKPLGAEEHQVYSECERECKKPKIG is encoded by the exons ATGGCAGGCATCCCATCGGGTGAAGGCAGCGGCGATGCGCGGAATCGCAGCACGATTTGGGAACGGTTTCCGCCTTACCCTGCTCATGTTGTCAGGTTTTACCATGAGCACAAGGACATCCTCGGGGAGATCTTGTCTGGCTTAAGTCATCTTCCGACACACGAAATGATGGACGCCCTTGGAGAG AAATTGAAAGAACACTCGCTGTCCAAAGTGCCTTTGGTACACTCCAGCGACGATGAGGAGGACGAAGACGATGAGGACGAAGGTGATAAGGAGGACAAAGGCGAGGAGGACAGGGAGGGAGGAAGACTGAAG TTGATGGATGATGAAAAGAAACCTCTTGGTGCTGAAGAACATCAGGTCTATAGTGAATGTGAAAGAGAATGCAAGAAGCCAAAGATTGGCTGA
- the LOC8064706 gene encoding protein CHUP1, chloroplastic: MVAGRVKAAMGFQRSPATPKPGAAASSTSTSSARKAPAPAPLQLPSAGQPETPRRRSSGSPAPPPGSGSKGGGGGPFSRYFPRSSAQVQPARAAPGPPEPPPGPAAVADLARLVEELRERESRLRTELLEHKILKETVAIVPFLETELAAKSSDLGRCRDALARLQAENARLRAELDVAVDAARSSQQRVVELEKEVAEVKRRRGPVPDREPDHDDDCSSSVSSDNSDRSNAATNAIVAGLSIVPPPAPPPPPPPPPPMPAPHKSRSSYFSGSSRASPANSSSSSSSSAPSTPTYSSDTAVSRSRVPELSKLPPIPAPPPPPPPPPPPTMPARGRRSASSSPSTSSSSSGGGSGGAGPPAPPPPPPPAAKRSSKASSPATSATAPAPAPCVRRVPEVVEFYHSLMRRDSRSRDGSGAGEAGSGGGAAAARDMIGEIENRSSHLLAIKSDVERQGDFIRFLIKEVQSAAFVDIEDVVTFVKWLDVELSRLVDERAVLKHFDWPEGKADALREAAFGYRDLKKIESEASSFCDDPRQPCSSALKKMQALFEKLEHGVYSLVRVRDGAMSRYRGYQIPWEWMQDTGIVSQIKLQSVKLAMKYLRRVSSELEAIQVGPDEEELVLQGVRFAFRVHQFAGGFDGDTMRAFQELKEKASTFQQRGSQNQHLQQPRLAGRS, encoded by the exons ATGGTGGCCGGCCGCGTCAAGGCGGCCATGGGCTTCCAGCGGAGCCCGGCCACGCCCAAGCCCggggccgccgcctcctccacctCCACTTCCTCCGCGCGCAAGgcgccagcgccggcgccgctgCAGCTGCCCTCGGCGGGGCAGCCGGAGACCCCACGCCGGCGGTCCTCCGGctcgccagcgccgccgcccggGTCGGGGTccaagggcggcggcggcgggccatTCTCGCGCTACTTCCCGCGCTCGTCCGCGCAGGTGCAGccggcgcgcgcggcgccggGGCCGCCCGAGCCGCCGCCGGgccccgccgccgtcgccgaccTCGCCCGcctcgtcgaggagctccgggaGCGGGAGTCCCGCCTCCGCACCGAGCTGCTGGAGCACAAGATCCTCAAGGAGACCGTCGCCATCGTGCCGTTCCTCGAGACCGAGCTCGCCGCCAAGAGCAGCGACCTCGGCCGATGCCGCGACGCGCTGGCGCGGCTCCAGGCCGAGAACGCGCGCCTCCGCGCTGAGCTCGACGTCGCTGTCGACGCCGCCAGGAGCAGCCAGCAGCGGGTGGTTGAGTTGGAGAAGGAGGTGGCGGAGGTCAAGAGGCGCCGTGGCCCGGTCCCCGACCGCGAGCCCGACCATGATGATGACTGCTCGTCGTCGGTGTCGTCGGACAACTCCGACCGCTCTAATGCGGCGACCAACGCGATCGTAGCTGGGCTGTCGATTGTCCCTCCTcctgcgcctcctcctcctccgccgccgccgccgccaatgcCGGCGCCTCACAAGTCCAGGTCGTCCTACTTCTCCGGCTCGTCGCGCGCCTCGCCGGCGAACTCCTCGTCCAGCTCCTCCTCGTCCGCGCCATCGACGCCGACCTACTCTTCCGACACCGCGGTGTCAAGAAGCCGCGTGCCGGAGCTCTCCAAGCTCCCGCCGATACCGGCCCCACCCccgcctccacctcctccaccaccgccgACAATGCCGGCGCGCGGACGCCGCAGCGCGAGCTCGTCACCGTCGACctcgagcagcagcagcggcggcggaagCGGAGGGGCGGGGCCTCctgcaccgccgccgccacctccacCGGCGGCGAAAAGGAGCTCCAAAGCGTCGTCCCCTGCGACTTCGGCGACGGCCCCGGCGCCCGCCCCGTGCGTCAGGCGAGTCCCCGAGGTGGTGGAGTTCTACCACTCGCTGATGCGGAGGGACTCCAGGTCTAGGGACGGCTCCGGTGCAGGCGAAGCTGGCTCCGGTGGGGGTGCCGCCGCCGCGAGGGACATGATCGGCGAGATCGAGAACCGCTCTTCTCATCTTCTCGCG ATCAAATCGGACGTGGAGAGGCAGGGCGACTTCATCCGGTTCCTGATCAAGGAGGTGCAGAGCGCCGCGTTCGTCGACATTGAGGACGTGGTCACCTTCGTCAAGTGGCTCGACGTCGAGCTCTCACGTCTG GTGGACGAGAGGGCGGTGCTGAAGCACTTCGACTGGCCGGAGGGGAAGGCAGATGCGCTGCGTGAGGCCGCGTTCGGCTACCGTGACTTGAAGAAGATTGAGTCGGAGGCGTCATCGTTCTGTGATGACCCCCGGCAGCCCTGCTCTTCTGCTCTCAAGAAGATGCAGGCCCTCTTCGAGAA GTTGGAGCATGGAGTGTACAGCCTTGTCCGTGTGCGAGATGGCGCGATGAGCCGATACCGTGGGTATCAGATCCCATGGGAGTGGATGCAGGATACCGGAATTGTTAGTCAG ATCAAATTACAATCAGTGAAGCTGGCAATGAAGTATCTGAGAAGGGTTTCCTCAGAGCTTGAGGCCATACAAGTTGGCCCTGACGAAGAGGAGCTGGTGCTTCAAGGAGTTCGATTTGCCTTCAGAGTGCACCAG TTTGCAGGCGGTTTCGATGGTGATACAATGCGCGCCTTTCAGGAGTTGAAGGAGAAGGCGTCAACGTTCCAGCAACGGGGAAGCCAAAATCAACATCTGCAACAGCCAAGGCTCGCTGGCAGAAGTTGA
- the LOC8083785 gene encoding phospholipase A1-II 6: MMSNHGGLGDTARRWRELHGVGGDNSGWAGLLDPLDLDLRRTVLRYGEMAQATYDAFNRERSSPHAGLSRFARARFFDRVRLPAHAAAYRVTRFLYATSSVALPDAFMLRSVSRSRRCRESNWIGYVAVATDEGKAALGRRDVVVVWRGTMQKLEWADDLEFPMVSTKGLLGDGQAACDAMVHRGWLSMYTSIDPASSHNQDSARHQALSEVRRLVDAYSDEERSITVVGHSLGAALATLNAFDIAANGYNVATGAAACPVTAFAFASPRVGGGGFKKRFDAVPGLRLLRVRNARDVVPKYPIVFYHDVGAELAIDTGESPYLRSPGREHTWHNLEVYLHGVAGTRGARGGFELAVARDVALVNKLYDVLWDDYGVPPGWWVPLNKGMVEGADGRWSLMDCEEDEEDE, encoded by the coding sequence ATGATGTCCAACCACGGCGGCCTCGGCGACACGGCCCGGCGGTGGCGCGAGCTCCacggcgtcggcggcgacaaCAGCGGCTGGGCGGGGCTGCTGGACCCGCTGGACCTCGACCTGCGCCGCACCGTGCTCCGCTACGGCGAGATGGCGCAGGCGACCTACGACGCCTTCAACCGCGAGCGTTCGTCGCCGCACGCGGGTCTGTCCCGCTTCGCCAGGGCGCGCTTCTTCGACCGGGTGCGGCTGCCGGCGCACGCCGCCGCGTACCGGGTCACCAGGTTCCTGTACGCCACGTCGTCGGTGGCTTTGCCGGACGCCTTCATGCTGAGGTCCGTGTCCAGGTCGCGCCGGTGCAGGGAGTCCAACTGGATCGGCTACGTCGCGGTGGCCACCGACGAAGGGAAGGCCGCGCTGGGCCGCCgcgacgtcgtcgtcgtgtGGCGCGGCACCATGCAGAAGCTGGAGTGGGCCGACGACCTCGAGTTCCCCATGGTGTCGACCAAAGGCCTCCTCGGCGATGGCCAGGCCGCCTGCGATGCCATGGTGCACCGTGGCTGGCTGTCCATGTACACCTCCATCGACCCGGCGTCCAGCCACAACCAGGACAGCGCGCGGCACCAGGCGCTGAGCGAGGTGCGGAGGCTGGTGGACGCGTACAGCGACGAGGAGCGCAGCATCACCGTCGTGGGACACAGCCTCGGCGCGGCGCTCGCCACGCTCAACGCGTTCGACatcgccgccaacggctacaACGTGGCGACGGGCGCGGCGGCCTGCCCGGTGACCGCGTTCGCGTTCGCCAGCCcgcgcgtcggcggcggcggcttcaagaAGCGGTTCGACGCCGTGCCGGGGCTGCGTCTCCTGCGCGTCCGGAACGCCCGCGACGTCGTGCCCAAGTACCCGATCGTGTTCTACCACGACGTCGGCGCGGAGCTCGCGATCGACACGGGGGAGTCGCCGTACCTGAGGAGCCCCGGGCGCGAGCATACCTGGCACAACCTCGAGGTGTACCTGCACGGCGTGGCGGGCACGCGGGGCGCGCGCGGAGGGTTCGAGCTCGCCGTGGCGCGGGACGTGGCGCTGGTGAACAAGCTATACGACGTGCTGTGGGACGACTACGGGGTGCCGCCTGGGTGGTGGGTGCCGCTGAACAAGGGCATGGTGGAGGGCGCCGACGGGCGCTGGAGCTTGATGGActgcgaggaggacgaggaagaTGAGTAG
- the LOC8064708 gene encoding phospholipase A1-II 7, producing MTTPGSIASRWRELQGADSWSGLLDPLDLDLRTNIITYGELTQATYDGFNQEQRSPHAGACVFGYSNLLTSSGAAAAGNYTVTKFIYATSALPGVPEAFLLLPLPDLLPESWSRESNWMGYVAVATDDGVAALGRRDILVAWRGTMRSLEWVNDFDFTPVSAAPVLGSAAAANPAALVHRGFLSVYTSSNPDSKYNQTSARDQVLAEVSRLMALYKDEVTSITVTGHSLGASLATLNAVDLAANGVNAPPAGSAQPACPVTAFVFASPRVGDGNFKRAFASFPDLRALHVKNAGDVVPTYPPLGYVDVAVQLPIATGRSPYLKQPGTILTLHNLECYLHGVAGEQGSAGGFKLEVDRDVALANKGEDALKNQYPVPVSWWVAKNNFMVKGTDGHWALQDFEQI from the exons ATGACGACGCCCGGAAGCATTGCCAGCCGGTGGCGCGAGCTCCAGGGCGCGGACTCATGGTCCGGGCTGCTGGACCCGCTGGACCTCGACCTGCGCACGAACATCATCACCTACGGCGAGCTGACGCAGGCCACCTACGACGGGTTCAACCAGGAGCAGCGGTCGCCGCACGCGGGCGCGTGCGTGTTCGGCTACTCCAACCTGCTGACGAGCTCgggcgccgcggcggccggGAACTACACCGTCACCAAGTTCATCTACGCGACGTCGGCGCTCCCCGGCGTGCCCGAGGCGTtcctgctgctgccgctgccggACCTGCTGCCGGAGTCGTGGAGCAGGGAGTCCAACTGGATGGGGTACGTCGCCGTCGCCACCGACGACGGCGTCGCCGCGCTGGGCCGCCGCGACATCCTCGTCGCGTGGCGCGGCACCATGCGCAGCCTCGAGTGGGTCAACGACTTCGACTTCACGCCCGTGTCCGCCGCGCCCGTGCTGggttccgccgccgccgccaacccAGCCGCCTTGGTGCACCGCGGGTTCCTCTCCGTGTACACGTCCAGCAACCCGGACTCCAAGTACAACCAAACCAGCGCCAGAGACCAG GTCCTGGCGGAGGTGAGCAGGCTGATGGCACTGTACAAGGACGAGGTGACGAGCATCACGGTGACCGGGCACAGCCTGGGCGCGTCGCTGGCGACGCTCAACGCCGTGGACCTCGCGGCCAACGGCGTGAACGCGCCGCCGGCGGGCTCCGCGCAGCCGGCGTGCCCCGTGACGGCGTTCGTGTTCGCGAGCCCGCGCGTCGGGGACGGCAACTTCAAGCGGGCGTTCGCGTCGTTCCCGGACCTGCGGGCGCTCCACGTGAAGAACGCCGGCGACGTCGTGCCGACGTACCCGCCGCTCGGGTACGTGGACGTGGCCGTGCAGCTGCCCATCGCGACGGGGCGGTCGCCGTACCTGAAGCAGCCCGGGACGATCTTGACGCTGCACAACCTCGAGTGCtacctccacggcgtcgccgGCGAGCAGGGCAGCGCCGGAGGGTTCAAGCTGGAGGTGGACCGCGACGTCGCGCTGGCCAACAAGGGGGAGGACGCGCTAAAAAACCAGTACCCGGTGCCCGTCTCCTGGTGGGTCGCCAAGAACAACTTCATGGTCAAGGGCACCGACGGCCACTGGGCGCTCCAGGACTTCGAGCAGATCTGA
- the LOC8083786 gene encoding malate dehydrogenase, mitochondrial, whose translation MRPSLLKSSAELLRRSRGYASAANPERKVAILGAAGGIGQPLSLLMKLNPLVSSLSLYDIAGTPGVAADVSHINSPALVKGFMGDDQLGEALEGSDVVIIPAGVPRKPGMTRDDLFNINAGIVKGLCTAIAKHCPNALVNMISNPVNSTVPIAAEVFKKAGTYDKKKLFGVTTLDVVRAKTFYAGKAGVPVTEVNVPVVGGHAGITILPLFSQATPASNSLSQEDIEALTKRTQDGGTEVVEAKAGKGSATLSMAYAGAVFADACLKGLNGVPDVVECSFVQSTVTELPFFASKVRLGKNGVEEVLGLGELNDFEKKGLENLKGELMSSIEKGVKFAHSN comes from the exons ATGAGGCCGTCGCTGCTAAAGTCCTCGGCCGAGCTGCTCCGCCGCAGCCGCGGCTACGCGTCCGCGGCCAACCCGGAGCGGAAGGTGGCCATCCTGGGCGCGGCGGGAGGCATCGGGCAGCCGCTCTCGCTCCTCATGAAGCTCAACCCGCTTgtctcctccctctccctctacgATATCGCCGGGACCCCCGGCGTCGCCGCCGACGTCTCCCACATCAACTCCCCCGCCCTG GTGAAGGGGTTCATGGGGGACGACCAGCTTGGGGAGGCGCTGGAGGGATCCGACGTCGTCATCATCCCCGCCGGGGTACCCAGGAAGCCCGGCATGACCAGGGACGACCTCTTCAACATCAACGCCGGCATCGTTAAGGGGCTCTGCACTGCCATCGCCAAGCACTGCCCCAAC GCTCTTGTTAACATGATCAGCAACCCTGTCAACTCCACTGTCCCGATTGCGGCGGAGGTTTTCAAGAAGGCTGGTACTTATGATAAGAAGAAGCTGTTTGGTGTGACTACTCTTGATGTTGTTCGTGCTAAAACTTTTTATGCTGGAAAGGCGGGCGTGCCCGTTACTG AGGTGAATGTTCCTGTTGTGGGGGGCCATGCGGGTATTACTATTCTGCCACTCTTCTCACAG GCCACTCCTGCAAGCAATTCATTGTCCCAAGAAGACATTGAGGCCCTCACCAAGAGGACACAAGATGGTGGGACGGAGGTTGTTGAAGCAAAGGCTGGAAAGGGCTCTGCAACACTGTCCATGGC ATATGCTGGTGCTGTTTTTGCAGATGCATGCTTGAAGGGTCTGAATGGAGTTCCGGACGTTGTAGAGTGCTCTTTTGTGCAATCAACTGTGACAGAGTTGCCGTTCTTTGCCTCCAAG GTACGGCTTGGCAAGAATGGAGTGGAGGAAGTGCTTGGTCTTGGTGAGCTCAACGACTTCGAGAAGAAGGGGCTTGAAAACCTCAAGGGCGAGCTCATGTCTTCCATTGAGAAGGGTGTCAAGTTCGCCCACAGCAACTAG
- the LOC8083787 gene encoding GTP-binding nuclear protein Ran-2, with protein MALPNQGTVDYPSFKLVIVGDGGTGKTTFVKRHLTGEFEKKYEPTIGVEVHPLDFTTNCGKIRFYCWDTAGQEKFGGLRDGYYIHGQCAIIMFDVTSRLTYKNVPTWHRDLCRVCENIPIVLCGNKVDVKNRQVKAKQVTFHRKKNLQYYEISAKSNYNFEKPFLYLARKLAGDPNLHFVEAVALKPPEVTIDMAMQQQHEAELAAAAAQPLPDDDDDLIE; from the exons ATG gcGCTCCCGAATCAGGGGACCGTCGATTACCCCAGCTTCAAGCTCGTCATCGTCGGCGATGGCGGAACGG GTAAAACTACGTTCGTGAAGAGGCATCTCACTGGAGAATTTGAGAAGAAATATGAAC CAACAATTGGTGTCGAAGTCCACCCATTGGATTTCACCACGAACTGTGGTAAGATCAGGTTCTACTGCTGGGACACTGCTGGGCAAGAGAAGTTCGGTGGCCTTAGGGATGGATACTA TATCCATGGCCAATGTGCTATCATCATGTTTGATGTAACCTCAAGGCTGACTTACAAGAATGTTCCTACATGGCATAGGGACCTGTGCAG GGTGTGTGAAAACATCCCCATTGTCCTCTGCGGTAACAAGGTTGATGTCAAGAACAGGCAGGTGAAAGCCAAGCAGGTCACCTTCCACAGGAAGAAGAATCTGCAGTACTATGAAATTTCTGCCAAGAGCAATTACAATTTTGAGAAACCTTTCCTTTACCTTGCGAGGAAGTTGGCAGG TGATCCGAACCTTCACTTTGTTGAAGCTGTTGCTCTGAAGCCCCCGGAAGTTACCATCGACATGGCTATGCAGCAGCA GCATGAAGCTGAGCTTGCTGCAGCGGCTGCACAACCTCTTcccgatgacgatgatgatcTGATCGAGTAG
- the LOC8083788 gene encoding 3-ketoacyl-CoA synthase 11 — protein sequence MADEPRTTAAATPSSRMPDFKQSVKLKYVKLGYHHLISHGAYLLLAPLPGLVAAHLSTFTLRDLADLWQSLQYNLVSVLVCTTVLVVVATAYALTRPRPVYLVDFACYKPDDERKCSRARFMNCTESLGTFTPENIEFQRRIIERSGLGEDTYLPEAVLNIPPNPSMANARKEAEMVMFGALDELFAKTGVRPKDVGVLVVNCSLFNPTPSLSAMVVNHYKLRGNIASYNLGGMGCSAGLIAVDLARDLLQCHRDTYAVVISMENITLNWYFGNDRSMLVSNCLFRMGGAALLLSNRGSARRRSKYQLVHTVRTHRAADDRCFGCVWQREDGEGKVGVSLSKELMAVAGDALKTNITTLGPLVLPMSEQLLFFATLVARKVLKRKVKPYIPDFKLAFEHFCIHAGGRAVLDELEKNLKLTDWHMEPSRMTLHRFGNTSSSSLWYELAYAEAKGRIKKGDRTWQIAFGSGFKCNSAVWKALRSVNPAKEKGMRNNPWRDDIDRYPVAVPKVSAI from the coding sequence ATGGCCGACGAGCCAagaacgacggcggcggcgacgccgaGCAGCAGGATGCCGGACTTCAAGCAGTCGGTGAAGCTCAAGTACGTGAAGCTTGGGTACCACCACCTGATCAGCCACGGCGCGTACCTGCTGCTGGCGCCGCTGCCGGGGCTGGTGGCGGCGCACCTGTCCACCTTCACGCTGCGTGACCTGGCGGACCTGTGGCAGAGCCTGCAGTACAACCTGGTGTCCGTGCTCGTCTGCACCAcggtgctggtggtggtggccaCGGCCTACGCGCTGACGCGGCCGCGGCCCGTGTACCTGGTGGACTTCGCGTGCTACAAGCCCGACGACGAGCGCAAGTGCAGCCGCGCGCGGTTCATGAACTGCACCGAGTCGCTGGGCACCTTCACGCCGGAGAACATCGAGTTCCAGCGCCGGATCATCGAGCGGTCGGGGCTCGGCGAGGACACGTACCTCCCGGAGGCGGTGCTCAACATCCCGCCCAACCCGTCCATGGCCAACGcgcggaaggaggccgagatgGTCATGTTCGGCGCGCTGGACGAGCTGTTCGCCAAGACGGGCGTGCGGCCCAAGGACGTGGGCGTGCTGGTGGTGAACTGCAGCCTCTTCAACCCGACGCCGTCGCTGTCCGCCATGGTCGTCAACCACTACAAGCTCCGGGGCAACATCGCGAGCTACAACCTCGGCGGGATGGGCTGCAGCGCGGGGCTCATCGCCGTCGACCTCGCCAGGGACCTGCTGCAGTGCCACCGGGACACGTACGCCGTGGTGATCAGCATGGAGAACATCACCCTCAACTGGTACTTCGGCAACGACCGCTCCATGCTGGTGTCCAACTGCCTGTTCCGCATGGGCGGCGCCGCGCTCCTGCTGTCGAACCGCGGCTCGGCGCGGCGACGGTCCAAGTACCAGCTGGTGCACACGGTGCGCACGCACAGGGCCGCCGACGACCGCTGCTTCGGCTGCGTGTGGCAGCGGGAGGACGGGGAGGGGAAAGTGGGCGTGTCGCTGTCCAAGGAGCTCATGGCCGTGGCCGGGGACGCGCTCAAGACCAACATCACGACGCTCGGCCCGCTCGTGCTGCCCATGTCGGAGCAGCTGCTCTTCTTCGCCACGCTCGTCGCGCGCAAGGTGCTGAAGCGCAAGGTGAAGCCCTACATCCCGGACTTCAAGCTGGCGTTCGAGCACTTCTGCATCcacgcgggcgggcgggcggtgcTGGACGAGCTGGAGAAGAACCTCAAGCTCACGGACTGGCACATGGAGCCGTCCAGGATGACGCTGCACCGGTTCGGCAACACCTCCAGCAGCTCGCTCTGGTACGAGCTCGCCTACGCCGAGGCCAAGGGACGGATCAAGAAGGGCGACCGCACCTGGCAGATCGCCTTCGGCTCCGGGTTCAAGTGCAACAGCGCCGTGTGGAAGGCGCTCCGGTCGGTGAACCCAGCCAAGGAGAAAGGCATGAGGAACAACCCCTGGAGGGACGACATCGACAGGTACCCCGTCGCCGTCCCCAAGGTGTCAGCTATCTGA
- the LOC8083789 gene encoding uncharacterized protein LOC8083789, with product MASSAAATAKPIALPPAPTRGGGCCWRACPRTTVPAAAARLRVSASAASSDVPDFLSSNWLETRKRKPFGPRLNFSAEEAVEYQLESLKYNDQPRQDYGIEVMYRFAGFDPFERSTYFGRQFDLGQFERFRRLFHHSAYRVLLGHKERNILSSLWVEENRFKQRVWVQGARPEEEEIFQFTMVQRVGGSWDGYWLTESLINDGDAFSGGIAY from the exons ATGGCGTCGTCCGCTGCTGCTACCGCGAAGCCGATCGCGCTCCCGCCGGCGCCAACCCGAGGAGGCGGCTGCTGCTGGAGGGCATGCCCCAGGACCACGGTccccgccgcggcggcgcgccTCAGGgtctccgcctccgccgcctcgTCGGACGTGCCGGACTTCCTCTCGTCCAATTG GCTTGAAACTCGCAAGAGAAAGCCCTTCGGTCCCAGGTTGAAT TTTAGTGCAGAAGAAGCAGTCGAATACCAGCTTGAGTCCTTAAAATACAATGATCAGCCCCGCCAAGATTATGGGATAGAGGTCATGTACCGG TTTGCAGGCTTTGACCCGTTTGAAAGGTCGACTTACTTTGGACGACAGTTTGATCTAGGACAG TTTGAACGCTTCCGGCGTTTGTTTCACCATTCAGCTTACAGAGTGCTGCTGGGCCACAAAGAAAGAAATATATTAAGCAGTTTATGGGTTGAAGAG AACCGGTTTAAACAAAGAGTCTGGGTACAAGGAGCCCGTCCAGAGGAAGAAGAAATATTTCAATTCACAATGGTCCAG AGAGTTGGAGGCTCATGGGATGGTTACTGGCTGACAGAGAGCTTAATAAATGATGGAGACGCATTCTCAGGTGGTATCGCTTACTGA